A region from the Pontixanthobacter aestiaquae genome encodes:
- a CDS encoding PilZ domain-containing protein produces MLAQTHNSYELAAQEDRCSPRTKLTIPAQLRASGGRAFQTVVHDLSISGFSCAAISRMREGQLCWITLPGLESLQAEVVWWDNSIVGCAFTELLSPIVHDNILQRYSPNTVYRSTL; encoded by the coding sequence ATGCTGGCTCAAACACACAATTCTTACGAGCTTGCAGCGCAAGAAGATCGCTGCTCGCCGCGTACAAAGCTCACCATTCCCGCACAATTACGCGCGTCGGGTGGCCGTGCCTTCCAGACGGTCGTTCACGATCTGTCGATCTCAGGTTTCTCCTGCGCGGCGATCAGTCGCATGCGTGAGGGACAACTCTGCTGGATCACCCTACCCGGTCTGGAATCGCTCCAAGCAGAAGTCGTCTGGTGGGACAATTCAATTGTCGGCTGCGCATTTACCGAGTTGCTCAGCCCGATTGTTCACGACAATATCCTGCAGCGATACAGCCCGAATACGGTATATCGCAGCACGCTCTAA
- a CDS encoding metal-dependent hydrolase, producing MDNLTHSLIGALLGQAGLKKKTGLAMPALIIGANLPDVDAACFFWLEGTEHLGFRRGITHGPPALLLLPLILAGLLYGFDRWQTKRGKRPEGRLPVNFKWLFLLSFIGCLTHPALDWLNVYGIRLLEPFSSRWFYGDTLFIIDVWLWALLGFATWFSLRREKRGGDWIKPARAAMVAVLAYIGLNGVISSNAAHSHVDAPTGSDQQIASPVPGIFHQREVITGGNGLYAINGTALPGVPLDRCNLDELRAKDPQVEAFLFWSRTPFIEPGEDGIWRLRDARFYDPRARDRFTAVLSGLQCAEPSAE from the coding sequence ATGGATAATCTAACTCACTCGCTAATTGGTGCATTGCTGGGGCAAGCTGGTCTGAAAAAGAAGACCGGGCTCGCGATGCCGGCACTGATTATTGGCGCGAATTTGCCCGATGTGGATGCGGCGTGTTTCTTCTGGCTCGAGGGCACCGAGCATCTCGGTTTTCGGCGCGGGATCACGCATGGCCCGCCCGCTCTTTTGCTGCTGCCGCTGATCTTGGCAGGGCTGCTCTACGGGTTTGACCGTTGGCAGACCAAACGCGGAAAGCGTCCTGAGGGCAGGCTGCCGGTCAATTTCAAGTGGCTGTTCCTGCTGAGCTTTATCGGCTGTTTAACGCACCCCGCGCTTGATTGGCTGAATGTGTACGGCATCCGCCTGCTGGAGCCGTTTTCGAGCCGGTGGTTCTATGGCGATACGCTGTTCATAATCGATGTGTGGCTGTGGGCGCTGCTGGGTTTTGCAACATGGTTCTCGCTCCGGCGCGAGAAGCGCGGTGGGGACTGGATAAAGCCCGCCCGCGCCGCGATGGTAGCGGTATTGGCGTATATTGGGTTGAATGGGGTGATCTCGTCAAACGCGGCGCATTCACACGTCGATGCGCCAACGGGATCCGATCAACAGATCGCCAGTCCCGTTCCGGGGATATTTCATCAGCGTGAAGTGATTACCGGTGGCAACGGCCTCTACGCGATCAACGGCACAGCTTTACCAGGTGTGCCGCTGGACCGCTGCAATCTGGACGAGCTTCGCGCCAAAGACCCGCAGGTCGAAGCGTTTCTGTTCTGGTCGCGCACGCCGTTCATCGAGCCGGGCGAGGATGGTATCTGGAGGCTCCGCGATGCGCGTTTCTATGATCCGCGTGCGCGCGACCGGTTCACGGCGGTATTATCCGGTTTGCAATGTGCGGAACCTTCGGCGGAGTAA
- a CDS encoding SAM-dependent methyltransferase, whose protein sequence is MSAEGASGGLNRGQSLIEGASRFERKPGLIARLVAPSFHKVLDQIDRGLEQGVMRVHLPDGTTRLLGGRNPGFETIVDLKDWRALMRLATNGSIGWYQAWEAGEWDSPDPVQVLAIFPHNARSLGTTGRAKGPFRWAAKVAHWLNRNSKSGSARNIHAHYDLGNDFYAQWLDPTMSYSSGIFAEGDDLQAAQKRKWAKLSERLGKPDTLLEIGCGWGALAGHFASEGARVTGISLSDAQLAWAREHHDAAIAFRKQDYRDTNDQYDAIVSVEMVEAVGREYWPSYFDCIARNLKPGGRAAIQFITIDDDLFDAYAASADFIQAYIFPGGLLIRNSEFQKLAAERNLEWRDQEFFGLDYARTLKLWRENFDAAVDAGRLPDGFDERFIRLWRFYLMYCEAGFRARSIDVSQVTLVKGT, encoded by the coding sequence ATGAGTGCGGAGGGAGCAAGCGGGGGCCTCAACAGAGGGCAGAGCCTGATAGAGGGCGCATCGCGTTTCGAGCGTAAGCCGGGTCTTATCGCGCGCCTTGTCGCCCCCAGTTTTCACAAAGTTCTCGACCAGATTGATCGCGGGCTGGAGCAGGGCGTGATGCGAGTGCATCTGCCCGATGGCACCACGCGGTTGCTGGGTGGCCGGAATCCCGGGTTTGAAACAATTGTGGATCTCAAGGATTGGCGCGCGTTGATGCGGCTTGCGACCAATGGCTCGATTGGCTGGTATCAGGCATGGGAAGCGGGCGAATGGGATAGCCCCGATCCGGTGCAGGTTCTGGCGATTTTCCCGCATAATGCCCGTTCTCTTGGAACTACCGGCCGCGCCAAAGGTCCATTCCGCTGGGCTGCGAAGGTGGCGCATTGGCTCAACCGCAACAGCAAGTCCGGCTCCGCCCGTAATATCCATGCGCATTATGATCTGGGCAATGATTTTTACGCCCAGTGGCTCGACCCGACTATGAGCTATTCGTCCGGCATTTTCGCCGAAGGCGACGACCTTCAAGCGGCGCAGAAGCGCAAATGGGCAAAGCTGTCCGAACGCTTAGGGAAACCCGACACGCTGCTCGAAATCGGTTGCGGTTGGGGCGCGTTGGCGGGGCACTTTGCCAGCGAGGGCGCGCGGGTCACAGGTATCAGTCTGTCGGATGCGCAATTGGCTTGGGCGCGCGAGCATCATGATGCGGCAATCGCGTTCCGCAAACAGGATTACCGCGACACCAATGACCAATATGACGCCATCGTCAGCGTTGAGATGGTCGAGGCGGTCGGGCGCGAATATTGGCCCAGTTACTTCGATTGCATTGCCCGCAATCTCAAACCGGGTGGCCGTGCTGCGATCCAGTTTATCACCATCGATGATGATCTGTTCGATGCCTATGCCGCCAGCGCTGATTTCATTCAGGCGTATATTTTTCCGGGCGGACTGCTAATCCGCAACAGCGAGTTCCAGAAGCTCGCCGCCGAGCGGAATCTCGAATGGCGCGATCAGGAATTCTTCGGGCTCGATTATGCCAGAACACTGAAACTATGGCGCGAAAACTTCGATGCCGCTGTGGACGCGGGCAGACTGCCCGATGGGTTCGACGAACGTTTTATCCGGCTTTGGCGCTTCTATCTGATGTACTGCGAAGCGGGTTTTCGCGCCCGCAGCATTGACGTGAGCCAGGTGACACTGGTCAAAGGCACATAA
- a CDS encoding cryptochrome/photolyase family protein: protein MTKPHIVWLRRDLRLADQPAFFAAAQAGPVIPVYVLDDEAAGSHSYGGASRWWLHHSLESLGNTLGRRNARIILRRGDAVEELTKLAEETGAEAIHAIRHYEPWWRKAQGKLSDKLDLQLYDGNYLFPAGHVTTGSGNPYKIYTPFSKAIREQMPPRDELPEPETLSSPGSWPDSDDLADWNLLPTKPDWAGGMRDFWTVGERAAHERLDWWLDHVDDYDDARNLPSKDKTSQMSPHLHFGEISPVQIWHRFKDKRSAGWKTFEKELIWRDYAQNVICQFPAYPKESYRDGYGEGLWRNPNRGHLIQDDLNAWQQGQTGYPIVDAGMRQLWQTGWMHNRVRMICASFLVKHLLIDWTHGEQWFWDTLVDADYGSNGVNWQWVAGTGVDSNMFVRIMAPLSQSEKFDAAAYIREYVPELADLDEPYIHDPEEHGCLPADYPAKIIGHREARERALAAYREMKGD from the coding sequence ATGACCAAACCACACATCGTCTGGCTGCGCCGTGACCTTCGCTTGGCAGACCAGCCTGCATTCTTTGCTGCGGCGCAAGCAGGGCCGGTAATTCCGGTCTATGTTCTGGATGACGAGGCGGCCGGAAGTCACTCCTATGGCGGAGCTTCGCGCTGGTGGCTGCATCACTCGCTTGAAAGTCTCGGCAACACTCTCGGGCGGCGCAATGCGCGTATAATCCTGCGGCGCGGTGATGCGGTCGAGGAACTGACCAAACTTGCCGAGGAAACTGGCGCGGAGGCGATCCATGCTATCCGGCATTATGAGCCTTGGTGGAGAAAGGCGCAGGGGAAGCTTTCGGATAAGCTCGACCTCCAGCTTTACGATGGCAATTATCTGTTTCCTGCCGGACATGTGACGACCGGATCGGGCAATCCTTATAAAATCTACACTCCGTTTTCCAAAGCGATACGGGAACAAATGCCGCCGCGTGACGAGTTGCCAGAGCCGGAAACCCTTAGCTCGCCCGGTTCGTGGCCTGACAGCGATGATCTCGCCGACTGGAATCTGTTGCCGACCAAGCCGGATTGGGCAGGCGGGATGCGTGATTTCTGGACCGTCGGCGAGAGAGCAGCGCATGAGCGGCTCGATTGGTGGCTCGATCATGTCGATGATTACGACGATGCCCGGAACCTGCCGAGCAAGGACAAGACCTCGCAAATGTCGCCGCATCTGCATTTTGGCGAGATTAGCCCGGTCCAGATATGGCACCGCTTCAAAGATAAGCGCAGCGCAGGCTGGAAGACATTCGAGAAGGAGCTGATCTGGCGCGACTATGCACAGAATGTGATTTGTCAGTTCCCTGCCTATCCCAAGGAAAGCTACCGTGACGGTTATGGCGAGGGGCTGTGGCGCAATCCCAATCGGGGGCATTTGATCCAGGATGATCTGAATGCCTGGCAACAGGGCCAGACGGGCTACCCCATCGTCGATGCCGGAATGCGGCAGTTGTGGCAGACCGGCTGGATGCACAACCGCGTGCGGATGATCTGCGCCAGCTTCCTCGTCAAACATCTGTTGATCGATTGGACTCACGGCGAGCAATGGTTCTGGGACACATTAGTGGACGCCGATTACGGATCGAACGGGGTCAATTGGCAATGGGTCGCGGGGACCGGCGTGGACAGCAATATGTTCGTGCGGATCATGGCGCCGCTCAGCCAGTCGGAGAAGTTCGACGCAGCAGCCTATATCCGTGAATATGTGCCGGAATTGGCCGATCTGGACGAACCCTATATTCACGATCCCGAAGAGCATGGCTGCCTGCCAGCTGACTATCCCGCCAAGATTATTGGCCACCGTGAGGCTCGCGAAAGAGCTTTGGCAGCCTACCGTGAAATGAAGGGTGACTAG
- a CDS encoding serine hydrolase domain-containing protein has protein sequence MKKWIIGILIVLLAGGGVTYASLDKDQRALLANMPTDRNVLFWSDEQREIAFRTLDAIPILANARVIEAGDTIKPLPEGEPLSIPTDVDAYMEEQRTAAIVILHDGKLVFERYGLGFDADGKWTSFSVAKSFTSTLVGAAVKDGYIKSLDDKVTDYIDGLKGSAYDDVSVRQLLTMTSGVRWNEDYTDPQSDVALFNEHQAEEGEDVTVSYMKTLPRDVPAGEQWVYSTGETNLIGVLVSEATGKALADYLSEKVWAPYGMQQDATWLLGSTGHEISGCCIQAATRDYARFGEFIRGGAMVGGESIVPADWLEQATTKQADIGAPGSGYGYQWWTYDDGSFAAQGIFGQGIFIDPARKLVIASNSNWPNASGQGAEGKQRTEFYRAVQQAVDALERAE, from the coding sequence ATGAAAAAATGGATCATCGGGATTTTGATTGTTCTGCTTGCGGGCGGGGGAGTTACCTATGCCAGCCTCGACAAGGATCAGCGCGCGTTGCTGGCCAATATGCCAACGGATCGCAATGTTCTGTTCTGGTCTGATGAGCAGCGCGAAATTGCGTTCCGCACGCTCGATGCAATCCCGATATTGGCCAATGCGCGGGTGATTGAAGCGGGCGATACGATCAAACCATTGCCCGAGGGTGAGCCGCTCTCGATTCCGACCGATGTCGACGCCTATATGGAGGAGCAACGGACCGCAGCGATTGTGATTCTGCATGATGGCAAGTTGGTCTTTGAGCGTTACGGGCTAGGATTCGATGCCGACGGCAAATGGACCAGCTTCTCGGTCGCCAAGAGCTTCACGTCGACGCTTGTCGGCGCTGCGGTGAAGGATGGTTATATCAAGAGCCTAGACGACAAGGTCACTGATTACATCGACGGCCTGAAAGGCTCTGCCTATGATGATGTATCGGTCCGGCAATTGCTGACCATGACATCGGGCGTGCGCTGGAACGAGGACTACACCGACCCGCAATCTGATGTTGCGCTGTTCAACGAGCATCAGGCGGAAGAAGGTGAGGACGTAACAGTCAGCTATATGAAGACGCTTCCGCGCGATGTGCCAGCCGGTGAGCAATGGGTGTATAGCACCGGCGAGACCAACCTGATCGGCGTGTTGGTGAGCGAAGCAACGGGCAAAGCGCTTGCCGATTACCTCTCCGAGAAAGTTTGGGCACCTTACGGTATGCAGCAGGACGCCACATGGTTACTGGGCTCGACCGGTCATGAAATCAGCGGCTGCTGCATTCAGGCGGCAACACGCGATTACGCCCGTTTCGGCGAGTTTATTCGCGGCGGCGCGATGGTCGGCGGCGAGAGCATCGTCCCCGCAGACTGGTTGGAACAGGCAACCACCAAGCAGGCGGATATCGGCGCACCGGGTAGCGGCTACGGGTATCAATGGTGGACATATGATGATGGCAGCTTCGCCGCGCAGGGCATTTTCGGGCAGGGGATATTTATCGATCCTGCCCGCAAGCTCGTGATCGCTTCCAATAGCAATTGGCCCAATGCGTCTGGGCAGGGCGCAGAAGGCAAGCAGCGAACCGAGTTCTACCGGGCGGTCCAGCAAGCGGTCGATGCCCTCGAGCGAGCGGAATAG